From one Phocaeicola salanitronis DSM 18170 genomic stretch:
- a CDS encoding 1-acyl-sn-glycerol-3-phosphate acyltransferase, producing the protein MNIPAEFDEIRPYTPEELPQVFDELVADPDFQAVINVIMPGVPLEALSHQLHQCKTNLEVQATIFYPLLHKIIKEHSDGFTLNASSLPDKEKNYTFISNHRDIVLDPGFLSLGLLDNQFPNTVEIAIGDNLLIYPWIKKLVRVNKSFIVQRALSMRQMLQASARMSRYIHFAITEKKENIWIAQREGRAKDSNDRTQESVLKMLALAGKDDVVDSLKELNIVPTSLSYEYDPCDFLKAKEMQQKRDIEGFKKTQKDDLVNMQTGIFGYKGRVYFQTAPCLNEELETLRGLPKNELFVKAAQLIDLHIHRNYRLYPGNYIACDLLEGKQTFADKYDEKEKAKFEAYLQKKLDMIDLPDKDIPFLRQCILTMYANPTINHLKALHV; encoded by the coding sequence ATGAACATTCCTGCTGAATTCGACGAGATACGTCCGTATACCCCCGAAGAACTTCCGCAAGTATTCGATGAGCTTGTGGCTGACCCTGATTTCCAGGCTGTTATCAACGTAATAATGCCCGGAGTTCCTCTTGAGGCGTTAAGCCATCAGCTACACCAATGCAAGACAAACCTGGAGGTACAAGCCACCATTTTCTACCCTTTACTCCATAAAATCATCAAAGAGCATAGTGACGGATTCACATTAAACGCTTCTTCTCTGCCCGATAAAGAAAAGAACTATACCTTTATCTCCAATCACCGCGACATTGTGCTCGACCCCGGATTCCTTTCTTTAGGCCTGCTCGATAACCAATTCCCCAATACAGTGGAAATCGCTATCGGCGACAACCTGCTTATTTATCCGTGGATAAAGAAACTGGTGCGGGTAAACAAGTCGTTCATCGTACAGCGCGCACTCAGCATGCGCCAAATGCTGCAAGCCTCGGCACGCATGTCACGCTATATCCATTTTGCCATTACGGAAAAGAAAGAAAATATCTGGATAGCCCAACGCGAAGGACGCGCCAAAGACTCGAACGACCGGACACAGGAAAGCGTACTGAAAATGCTGGCTTTAGCCGGAAAAGACGATGTCGTCGACTCGCTAAAGGAACTGAACATTGTTCCGACTTCCTTATCGTATGAATACGACCCCTGTGATTTCCTGAAAGCCAAAGAAATGCAGCAGAAACGTGACATCGAAGGATTCAAGAAAACGCAAAAAGACGACCTGGTCAATATGCAGACGGGCATTTTCGGATACAAAGGAAGGGTGTATTTCCAGACCGCCCCCTGCCTCAACGAAGAATTAGAAACTCTGCGCGGATTGCCGAAAAATGAGTTATTTGTAAAAGCAGCCCAACTTATCGACCTGCACATACACCGTAACTACCGCCTGTATCCGGGAAACTACATTGCTTGTGATTTGTTGGAAGGCAAACAAACTTTTGCAGACAAGTATGACGAAAAAGAAAAAGCAAAATTTGAAGCTTACCTCCAAAAGAAGCTTGACATGATAGACCTTCCCGACAAAGATATCCCGTTCTTGCGGCAATGCATCTTAACAATGTATGCCAATCCGACCATTAATCATCTGAAAGCGTTACATGTATGA
- a CDS encoding rhodanese-like domain-containing protein, with protein sequence MIKSIYFFFFVFACLFGLMACSARPQDKFKNLTSDEFDRLIQDENVQRVDVRTVAEYSEGHIPGSLNINALEDHFAAAAEEMLDKDRPVAVYCKSGRRSRNAARILTNLGYKVYNLDKGFDNWKEYGKEVEK encoded by the coding sequence ATGATAAAAAGCATTTATTTCTTTTTCTTCGTATTTGCATGCCTGTTTGGGCTGATGGCATGCAGCGCCAGACCGCAAGACAAATTCAAGAACCTCACGTCCGATGAGTTCGACCGCTTGATTCAAGATGAAAACGTGCAACGGGTAGATGTGCGTACGGTAGCAGAATATAGTGAAGGGCACATTCCGGGCAGCTTGAACATCAATGCACTGGAAGACCATTTTGCCGCTGCTGCCGAAGAAATGCTCGACAAAGACCGTCCTGTGGCTGTATACTGCAAAAGCGGACGCAGAAGCCGGAACGCCGCCCGCATCCTTACCAACTTAGGATATAAAGTCTACAACCTCGACAAAGGATTTGACAATTGGAAAGAATACGGCAAGGAAGTGGAAAAATAG
- a CDS encoding NigD1/NigD2 family lipoprotein, with amino-acid sequence MTRQILPITFLLCLLLTGSCKEDTYVYPDVITEFIDIQTDGSGTITQLAADNGRHYRVQPREGLDGLRADTIYRTVSIYQFLTEKASQTEAEVMLYSSSIVISPYPAKASEWKDSIYTDPVDIQSIWRSGDYLNLIAEVKRKDQSHAFHFIEDSITTDTQGIRTLYLRLYHNSNHDYEAFTDPTYLSVPLRLYRDTLHTGDKIRFYLNTYKEGITYREFTY; translated from the coding sequence ATGACCAGACAGATACTTCCTATCACATTTCTTCTTTGCCTGCTTCTTACAGGAAGCTGCAAAGAAGATACATACGTCTATCCCGATGTCATAACCGAATTCATTGACATCCAGACAGACGGGAGCGGAACCATTACACAGTTGGCCGCTGATAACGGGAGACATTACCGGGTACAGCCACGCGAAGGTTTGGACGGACTTCGTGCCGATACAATCTACCGTACTGTTTCTATTTATCAATTCCTGACCGAAAAAGCCAGCCAAACAGAAGCGGAAGTTATGCTATATTCCAGCAGCATCGTCATCTCTCCCTATCCGGCTAAAGCATCCGAATGGAAAGACAGCATCTATACCGACCCTGTAGACATCCAAAGCATCTGGCGTTCGGGCGATTACTTGAACCTGATAGCAGAAGTAAAACGGAAAGATCAGTCACATGCTTTCCATTTCATCGAAGACAGTATCACTACCGATACCCAAGGCATACGTACATTATACTTACGCCTATACCACAACAGCAATCATGATTACGAAGCGTTTACCGACCCGACTTATCTTTCCGTACCGCTCAGACTTTATCGGGATACTTTGCACACCGGCGACAAGATACGTTTTTACCTCAACACCTACAAAGAAGGCATAACTTACAGAGAATTTACATATTAA
- a CDS encoding D-alanine--D-alanine ligase, translating into MKRIIAIVAGGDSSEHDVSMKSAEGIYSFIDKEIYKVYVIELSHKGWNAILEDGSKSTVDKNDFSFMENGQKIKPDFAYITIHGTPGENGILQGYFELLGIPYSTCDVLVSALTFNKFMTNQYLKSFGVRIAESMLVHKRNGISDEEVIEKIGLPCFIKPNASGSSFGVTKVKTKEQIQPALQAAFAESDDAMIEAYMDGIELANGCYKTRNKSVVLPITEVVSKNEFFDFNAKYNGQVTEITPARLSPELTGRVQKLTSAIYDILGCRGIVRVDYIITEGEKINLLEINATPGMTSTSFIPQQARAAGIDMKEIMTDIIEDNFSK; encoded by the coding sequence ATGAAACGTATCATTGCTATCGTAGCAGGAGGAGACTCGTCGGAACACGATGTTTCCATGAAAAGTGCAGAAGGAATCTATTCTTTCATTGACAAGGAGATATATAAGGTATATGTCATCGAACTGAGTCACAAAGGCTGGAATGCCATTTTGGAAGACGGCTCGAAGAGCACAGTCGACAAAAACGACTTCAGCTTTATGGAGAACGGGCAAAAGATAAAGCCCGACTTCGCCTACATCACCATCCACGGCACACCGGGCGAGAACGGCATCCTGCAGGGCTATTTCGAACTGCTCGGCATCCCTTACTCTACGTGTGACGTATTGGTATCGGCACTGACCTTCAACAAGTTCATGACAAACCAATACCTGAAGAGTTTCGGGGTACGTATCGCAGAATCCATGCTGGTACACAAACGGAACGGCATCAGCGATGAAGAAGTAATCGAAAAAATCGGACTGCCCTGCTTTATCAAGCCCAATGCCAGCGGTTCGAGCTTCGGCGTGACCAAGGTGAAGACCAAAGAACAAATCCAGCCTGCCCTGCAAGCGGCTTTCGCCGAATCGGATGACGCCATGATAGAAGCCTATATGGACGGCATTGAACTGGCGAACGGATGCTACAAGACACGGAACAAGTCGGTGGTGTTGCCTATCACGGAAGTGGTCAGCAAGAACGAGTTTTTCGATTTCAATGCCAAATACAACGGACAGGTGACCGAAATCACCCCCGCACGTCTCAGTCCCGAACTGACCGGACGCGTACAAAAGCTCACCTCTGCCATTTACGATATCCTGGGATGCCGGGGCATTGTACGTGTAGACTATATCATCACCGAAGGCGAAAAAATCAACTTGCTTGAAATCAACGCTACGCCTGGCATGACCTCCACCAGCTTTATCCCCCAGCAAGCCCGTGCCGCCGGTATCGATATGAAAGAAATTATGACAGACATCATAGAAGACAACTTTTCGAAATGA